The genomic interval agacagagtcctactctgttgcctaggctggagtgcagcggcatgatctcggcttactacaacctccacctcccaggttcaggcaattctccctgcctcagcctcccaagtggctgggattacaggcgcctgccaccacgcctggctaatttttacatttttagtagagatggggtctcaccattttggttaggctggtcttgaacccctgacctcaagtgatctgcccaccttggcctcccaaagtgttggaattacagacatgagccactgcacccagccagctaattttttaagacattttttgtagatacagggtttcactatgttgcccaggctggtcttgaactcctgagctcaggtgattctcctgcttggcctcccagagtgctggggctacagacgtcagccaccacacctggccaaagtaATTCCCAGCTGTTTATTGCAGTGCAGCCATCTTAGTGACGTGAAATTCACGACTCAGCATGACTTTTTATGGGCCCCACACTCTTCAGGACAATAGTAATGATCATGTGaactcacacacacacggtgACATGCCCCCAATCCTGCTGCGTGCTTTATAGGAATGGCCTCCTTTACCCTCCCCACAACCCAGCCAGGAGGCCCAGCCACCATCCCATGAGGCCCCCACGCACTCTGTGCTGCCGGCAGGGGGTGAGGCTGCTCCACCAGGGTGTCTGTGTGACCCCCGGTGCCTAATCCCCAGGACAGGATGCGAACTTCTAAATCACTGCAGAGGCTTGAGATCTTAGACCACGGTGGTCATCTAAAACACACCTATATTATCACATCAGGCTAACATGATCCAAGTCCTCACaagacaactttttaaaagtttatttaaaataaacttaaaagtttaaagtttatttttaaagtttattattttaaagtttaaagtttattttaaagtttattaaagtgaacttttaaaaaatctatagtGGTCCATTTTCTAAAACAGACGCACACAGAGGTGGGAGTAAAGTCATGTCTGGGATTTTAGcacagaaggaaaaaggaagaaaagaaatggctaAAAACAGGGTGGGTGCCAGTTACGGGAGGCAGATTATCCTCAACTTCTGTATGTTTGATGATTTTCATGAACAAATAACCAATCAAAATTCTACAGTAAAAATAACTGACCTTACAGAAGaagcaggatttttaaaaagaaaaaggaaaaaaaaaaggccgggcgcggtgctcacacctgtaatcccagcactttgggaggccgaggcaggtggatcacgaggtcaggagatcgagaccatcctggctaacacggtgaaaccccatctctactaaaaatacaaaaaattagctgggcgtggtggcgggagcctatagtcccagctactcaggaggctgaggcaggagagtggcgggaacccgggaggcggagcttgcagtgagctgagatcgcgcagctgcactccagcctgggcgactgagactccgtctcaaaaaaaaataaaaataaaaataaaaaaacaatgaaatcagaaACACGTGCCCTGCACATTTGCCTAAACATCGCCTGGCCAATCGCGAGGCCACCTGAGGCACCGGCCCtggctcccttcctccctgctgtCCTCAGGAGTCTCAAGGGGAAGCTGAGAATGAGGCAGGACACCTGCTCATACCCTCACATGAACAGAGCCCAATTCACATGGTCTCTAAAGCTTGGCAGCGCCATGGAGAAATTCTCAGTTCCAGTTTTCTAAAGATGCATTAATTTCAGACTAATTTAAACATGTGGCTCCAGCCAGCATGCTACTTATGAACAATTAGAGATGGTAAGAGACAGACTCAGTTGGGGTCCTTAGACAAATGTGAGCCCTGGAAGTGCCTGAGCAACAGCCCCAAAGGCAGAATGTAGCCTCACTGGAGGTCCACACCGCTGAGAAGGCCCATCATCCTTACGGCCCCAAATGTCCACACGAATAACTCCGAACACACCTGTGTGGCCTGAAAGGCACAACAGAGTTTTGCTTTGAGGGAAATGTCTGAGTATGTgatgggaaaatgaaaagaactcAAAGTGGATGGTGAACTGCCAACCTGTCTTCAGCAGAGACACAGCTGTCTCAAGACTGAAATGCTTAGTGAGCTAATCATGGCCtcgaaaagcaaaaataaaagctcCCGCCACCATCATATAATTACATGCTACGTGCTTTTTTTGCATAAAGATTAGGACAGCTCTTATTTTAAGTAAAAGCTGTGGGGATCATAGCTACAAACACGTTAGTTTTGTTTAAAAGTGAGCTTTGGTGAGTTCTGGTTACGAAAGAAAGAACCATTCATCTTTCATCATTTCTTGAATAGTCTATTGTCCTCCCTGTCACATTCCAAACAACGCTAAGTGGAGCAAAACAACCCAGTGCGTATTTTTAACGTCTGagaatgcaaaagaaagaaactgtctaCCCACGACCTTCAATCTTTTGACTCGGTCAGCATTTTTATGATGCACGATTTTGAAACCTTAATGACAGGTCGGTAGCAACCAAATGTGGAAAGAAAATGCTCTCAGGAATGAAATGATGTATAACGCTATCGCTCAAGAAGAGGTTCCCAAGATTGGGAAACAGCTTTTGGTACAATTTCATCTGATAAGCCTCCATTTCAAGGGCAAACAATTCTATAGTCCTGAAAAACACCAGCTGAATCCCAGGCCTGAAAAAGACACACCGTGATGCCTgaattcaggaaaaaaacaagttttaattGGAGTAGTGGGAGATGGAAGTCATAACGCTTAGCTGTACTTACCTCTCCATCCTGCATTCTAAATATTCTTTGGATTCATTTCTgcacaaagcattttcaaaatgATTGTCATAAAGACACTTCATGAATTTCTCTTTAAAGCTTTTACATTCACctagaatgagaaagaaaacagcatgTTCGTTTCAAAGTGAAACATGAGGCAACCACACAACAGCCTTAATAAGAGCTGTGCTGCTTTTCCTTTCAAAACTTGTTTcctcaggctgggcgtggtggctcacacttgtaatcccagcactctgaggggATCgcctgaccccaggagtttgagaccagcctgggcaacatagtgagacccccccacatctctaccaaaaaaaccttaaaagttagctaggtgtggcacatgtctgtggttccagctactcaggaggctgaggcaggaggatcgcttgagcaaaggagttcaaggttgcagtgagctatgaccacggcactgcactccagcctgggcagcagatcaagaccttgtctcttaaaaataatccaggctgggagcagtggctcacgcctgtaatcctagtggtttgggaggcagaggtgggtggatcacctgaggtcaggagttcaagaccagcttggcccacttggtgaaatcccatctctactaaaaatacaaaacattagccgggcgtggtggcgggtgtctgtagtcccagctactcgggaggctgaggcaggagaatcgcttgaacccgggaggcagaggttgcagtgatcatgccactgcactccagcctgggtgacaagagtgagactccatttcaaaaataaataaataaataatccagcctgggcaacatgcggaaaccccatctctaaaataaataaataaataaataaacaaataaataaaataactacctgggtgtggtgctgtacacctatagtcccagtcacTCTAGAGGATGAGAAGGGAGACTCCCCTGAGCCCAGAAACGAAGGAGgccgaggcttcagtgagctatgattgcaccactgcactccagcctaagcaacagagtgagaccctgtctcaaaacaaaagcaaacaaacccaaACCTGTTTCCTTCAGAAACATGCTGAAAACAACACTGGAAAAAACCCACAATGTGGTAACCTTCAGCCCAGTACAAGGTTAAGGTGCAAGCTAGGTGATGGTTCCAGGAGAGTGCGGGGTAAAAAGTCTTTCATTTTTGCTGTGTTTGAAAATGTCacaataaggccgggcgcggtggctcaagcctgaaatcccagcactttgggaggccgagacgggcggatcacgaggtcaggagatcgagaccatcctggctaacacggtgaaaccccgtctctactaaaaaatacaaaaaactagccgggcgaggtggcgggcgcctgtggtcctagctactcggaggctgaggcaggagaatggcataaacccgggaggcggagcttgcagtgagctgagaaccggccactgcactccagcccgggcgacagagcgagactccgtctcaaaaaaaaaaaaaaaaaagaaaagaaaatgtcacaataaaatgttgggaaaaaaaCAGTGATTCACAgatcgtttttcttttttttcttttccttccttccttcctttctctttcctttcttttcttttttttttttttgggacattgtctcactctttcgcccaggctggagtgcagtggcccgaactcggttcactgcaacctccgcctcccggttcaatcgattctcctgcctcagccttccgagtagctgggactacaggagagccacatcacacccgactaatttttatatttttagtagagacggggtttccccatgttgggcaggctggtttcgaactcctgatcttaagtgatccgcccatctcggcctcccaaagggctaggatcacaggcgtgagccaccgcgcccggcccacggATCCTTTTTCGAAGCCTTCATGTCCATGGAGGCAATTTAATGGCTAACCCCACACCGGAATCCGGCCAAAACCATTGAGAGATCAGCAGCACTTTGGAGCTTTGCAGCAGACACGCCAGGCACCGTCTAAGCCTCGTTTGCAGCTGCGGGCTTCGTGGCCGCCGAATGTCCCGCTCTGCAAACCCGGGGCACAGACAGCCCACCGGGTGAAGCAGGGCGGAGCCGGGGACTCGGAACCCGACGCAAGGAGTCGGTGTCGCTGTCCTCGTCACGGCGGCCACGGTCCTGCCAGCTCCCACCTGCAGGGTCCATGCCGCAGCAGTGACCCGGGGCTGGGGCCGGGGGGGGgggctgcctcagtttccccgccTGCACCGTGCCAGATGCCGGCACCCCATGGAGCTCCGCGCTGGGCCGCGACCCAGATCCCCCATCCCAGACCCCTGTCCACCGACCTTCCGCCGCTCACCTAAGTGATCCAGTGGGAAGCTGCCCTTGTCCGGGGGCCGCGGCTGGAAGCTCTTGGTCCCGAAATTCATAGCGGTCGACATCTTGGCCACGCCGGAGTCTGCGTGTGCCTTGCGAGCGTACGCAGGGCGGCCGGCGGAGCGCCGAGCAGGCACCCCCGGGAGCGCCGAGCACATCGAGCAGGCCCCGTCCCCGCCCCTTGCCCAGGCCCGCCCGCCCCCTGCCcaggcccggccccgccccctcgGACTCACGAAGCTCCTGAGCCCCGGTGGGCGCTGCCCGGGCTCTCCCGTCCCCTGGGACCCTCGCAGCAGTCGGTAGCAGAATCAGCTTTTGGAATGGGGGAGAAACCGAAACCCAGAAAGGTTCAGCGAATTGCCCAAGGACACATAGCGGTGCCGGGTGTCTCTGCATCCCAGGTGTCTGCCGGGGCCTCGATTTCCCCATCGCACAGAGGCCTCATCACCAGGCCCATCCGGGGAGGAAGGCGGCACCGGAGGGACGGGAGAGCGTGTGGACTCGCTGCCTGCGATTGCTGGAGCCAGGTGCCACCAACGAGCAGCTTCAACAACAGGAAGGTGCTCTCAGTCCTTGGGGCCCGGAGTCCAAGCAGTGGGCAGGGTGGGGCCCTGGGGACAGTCCCAGGCCTGcctcccagcttctgggggccGCCAGTCTCTGATGTTCCTCGGCTTGCAGAAACACCACCTGGTCTTGGCCTCTACGTTCCCATGGTGTCCTGTGTTGTGTCcaaatttcctatttttatttatttctttgagacagtgtcttgctctgttgcccagactggagtgcagtggcgcgatcacgactcactgcagcctccaccttctgggctcagcgATCCTCtcgccctagcctcctgagtagctgggactacaggcacacaccaccacaccagactaatttttgtattttttgtatagatagagtctccctatgttgcccaggctggtccttaactcctgggctcaggcaatcctcctgcctcagcctcccaaaatgctgggattacagacataagccaccattcCCAAcctaaatttcctctttttacaaGGATAGCAGTCATGTTGGGTTAGGGCCTACCCCAGTaacttcatcttaactaattacatcagCAGCAAccctatttctttgttttgtttttttaagatggagtctctctcttgttgcccaggctggagtacagtggcttgatcttggctcactgcaacctccacctcccaggttaaagcaattctcctgcctcagcctcccaagtagctgggattacaggcgccaccacacctggctttttttttttttttgtgagacagagtcttgctttgtaacCCAGACATGAGtgaaatggcgcaatctctgctcactgcaacctccacttcccgagttcaagcgattctcctgcctcagcctcctgagtagctgggattacaggcatgcgccaccacactcagctaatttttttgtatttttagtagagatggggtttcaccatgtggcccaggctggtcttgaactcccgacctcaagtaatccgcccacctcagcctcccaaagggctgggattacaggtgtgagccactgcctgtaAAGTGGTGAGGCACCTATTTCCAAAGCAAAGGTCACATCCTAAGGTCCTGGTGGCTAGGACTTCACCATATGAATGGGGGACGGGGTAGTTGCAACTCAACCTAGGACAGAATGTAAGTGTATTGTAAGTGGTAAGGCCTGGGCCTGGCATTTGCGTGTTGATGTTACCATGGCAACAGCACTCCTGGGAAAGGGCTCAGTGAAGACCCCAGCTTCCACCTGCATAGTCTCTACCAGCCCCGAACCTGTCCTGGCCACGAGGAAGTCGAACACTGGCCCTTTTAGAGTGCTATGGATGGCCCAAGCTCCAGCCTCGACTCACTCATCCATCCCCCGCCATTTCACAATCACTGGCCAGGCCCTGGTGGGAAGCACCCTGGGCCCCCAGCAACACTGAGTTTGCTGCCTGGCCCCCTCTGGACCGTGGTGTGACCTGAAACCACTGTTGCTTAGGAGCCAGTTCCTGCAACTTCCCAGGGGTTGCTTGCAGACAAATGCTTGGTCAAGGCAGCCCAACCACCCTCACCCCGGGACCTGCCCTTCTTCAAGCCTGGCCCAGGCATCCCCTCCCCATGTGGCTTCCAGTTCTCCCCATCGCTGGGCCCTGGTGAACCTGCCCCTCTGCAATGCACACCATTAGATTCCTGCGCCCGAGGTCGGACTCTGCTCCGTGTGCCCAGAGCTGAGCCACAAGCCTGGCACTGAATGTTTCTGAACTGCACGGCAGTGGGGACCTCACACCAAGGCCCCAAGGGAGGGCCCAGGGCTGCAGATATCCAGTTGTCAGGGCCTTGATTGGCCTGGGGCTCTGGGCCCACTGAAAAcgaaaaaaggaaaattgcacCTTGTTCCTGTCATATAAACAACTATTTTACACCAGGGGCCCACACACTGGGTTACTCATTAATACATTTCCAGGGTTGTGAACAATGGGAGCTTTTATTACCCAGCAAAGAGCTCACTCACTTGACCGGAGCAGTGGCTTAGCAGTGGAAGGACAGCCCCTCCCTTGGGGCTGCCCTAAGCCTCGCTGTCTGGGAGCCCCGAGGGACCTGTGGCCTGGAGGTGACAACTGGCTTTTAATTGACTGTCACCTGGCAAATGGTTATTGCTTTATATGAGATCTTTAgctgggagagaagaggaaagaatttTTATGAGCAGTTCACTGGTATAAAAAgtggggaaggggctgggggcagtggctcacacctgtaatcacagctctcCACTCGAGcccgggagtttaagaccagtcttggcaacatgctgaaaccctatgtctataaaaaatacaaaaattagcaggatgtaggggcacacacctgtagtcccagctacaacaTGTTGAAACGCtatgtctataaaaaatacaaaaattagccggatgtagaggcaccacct from Rhinopithecus roxellana isolate Shanxi Qingling chromosome 6, ASM756505v1, whole genome shotgun sequence carries:
- the LOC104664940 gene encoding cytochrome c oxidase assembly protein COX19, encoding MSTAMNFGTKSFQPRPPDKGSFPLDHLGECKSFKEKFMKCLYDNHFENALCRNESKEYLECRMERKLMLQEPLEKLGFGDLIGGKSEAKK